A region from the Solibacillus sp. FSL H8-0523 genome encodes:
- a CDS encoding YjcZ family sporulation protein: MSGGGGYNGGGGGYGSGFALLVVLFILLIIVGAAFIY, from the coding sequence ATGAGTGGTGGCGGTGGCTACAATGGTGGCGGAGGCGGCTACGGTTCAGGTTTTGCGCTATTAGTCGTATTATTCATCCTATTGATTATCGTAGGAGCAGCGTTTATTTACTAG
- a CDS encoding peptidylprolyl isomerase, giving the protein MKKTLLALTFAASLGLAACSNPGDEVVVSTSVGDITQEDFYNSIKEIAGDQLLQQVVVEKILNDKYEVTDKEIEEELKTVKEQYGEGYEAALAQSNLTEDMLKTNIRFSLLQEKATMDVDVTDEEIQNYYDQSSQELNARHILVEDEALAKELVEKLKAGEDFATLAKENSTDTGSAEKGGDLGWFSTGTMVPAFNDAAYALEIDAISEPVQSDFGYHIIQVLDKREVKDYGSLEDKKEEIREAIAATKGDWNTKMAELIKEAKVDVKDADLKGAFENMTSAE; this is encoded by the coding sequence ATGAAGAAAACACTTTTAGCATTAACATTCGCTGCTTCTTTAGGTTTAGCGGCATGTAGTAACCCTGGTGATGAAGTTGTCGTTTCAACAAGCGTTGGTGACATCACACAAGAAGATTTTTATAACTCAATCAAGGAAATTGCCGGCGATCAGCTTTTACAACAAGTGGTAGTCGAAAAAATCTTGAACGACAAATATGAAGTAACAGACAAAGAGATTGAAGAAGAATTAAAAACTGTTAAAGAACAATATGGTGAAGGCTACGAAGCAGCTTTAGCACAAAGCAACTTAACAGAAGATATGTTAAAAACAAACATCCGCTTCAGCTTATTACAAGAAAAAGCAACGATGGATGTTGACGTAACAGACGAAGAAATTCAAAACTATTACGACCAATCTTCTCAAGAGTTAAATGCTCGTCATATCTTAGTGGAAGACGAAGCTTTAGCAAAAGAGTTAGTTGAAAAACTAAAAGCTGGTGAAGATTTTGCAACATTAGCTAAAGAAAACTCAACAGATACTGGTTCTGCTGAAAAAGGCGGCGACCTAGGTTGGTTCTCTACGGGAACAATGGTACCTGCGTTTAACGATGCTGCTTACGCATTAGAAATTGATGCAATTTCTGAACCAGTACAATCTGACTTCGGTTACCACATCATCCAAGTATTGGACAAACGTGAAGTAAAAGACTACGGTTCATTAGAAGATAAAAAAGAAGAAATCCGTGAAGCGATCGCTGCTACTAAAGGCGACTGGAACACAAAAATGGCTGAGTTAATCAAAGAAGCAAAAGTTGACGTAAAAGACGCTGACTTAAAAGGCGCTTTTGAAAATATGACTTCAGCTGAATAA
- a CDS encoding zinc ribbon domain-containing protein YjdM, translating into MEYPKCPQCGSEYTYEDGANYVCPECAHEWPQAAEAVEEEGLVVRDANGNLLVDGDAVTVIKDLKVKGSSSTLKIGTRVKNIRLVEGDHNIDCKIDGFGAMKLKSEFVKKN; encoded by the coding sequence ATGGAATATCCGAAATGCCCACAATGTGGCTCTGAATATACGTATGAAGATGGTGCAAACTATGTGTGCCCTGAATGTGCACATGAATGGCCACAAGCTGCAGAAGCAGTAGAAGAAGAGGGCTTAGTTGTCCGCGATGCAAACGGCAATCTATTAGTAGATGGCGATGCAGTAACGGTGATTAAAGATTTAAAAGTAAAAGGTAGCTCATCTACATTAAAAATTGGTACGCGTGTAAAAAATATTCGTCTTGTAGAAGGCGATCACAACATTGATTGCAAAATTGATGGTTTCGGCGCAATGAAATTAAAATCAGAGTTTGTTAAGAAAAACTAA
- a CDS encoding formate/nitrite transporter family protein, translated as MNETFQAIAAMAHKKVKILERSVFSYLMLAFFGGLFIGFGMLTFIVIGGMLTPAEVPYIKIVQAAVFGIALCMVMLGGVDLFTGNNLVLPMGALEKRISWFSVMKVWTVSYGGNFVGAYVCAWLLVMTGYVVGDLAMYVEKVTVLKTSASFSELLFRGIYCNLLVCLAVWCTYRVKSEGAKIALIFCCIFPFILGGFEHSIANMMLFSVTALIPQGAAFTMGDFIHNLIPVTIGNVIGGALLGVGLWLTETGNRIDHL; from the coding sequence TTGAATGAAACATTTCAAGCGATTGCAGCAATGGCACACAAGAAAGTAAAAATTTTAGAGCGCAGCGTATTTAGTTACCTTATGCTCGCCTTTTTCGGGGGGCTTTTTATTGGCTTTGGAATGCTAACCTTTATCGTCATCGGAGGCATGCTCACACCAGCAGAAGTACCGTACATTAAAATTGTACAGGCTGCGGTTTTTGGTATCGCGCTTTGTATGGTCATGCTTGGCGGGGTGGATTTATTTACAGGTAATAACCTCGTGTTACCCATGGGCGCACTTGAAAAACGCATTTCGTGGTTTAGTGTTATGAAAGTATGGACTGTGAGTTACGGTGGGAACTTTGTTGGAGCCTATGTTTGTGCATGGTTACTCGTAATGACCGGCTATGTCGTTGGTGATTTGGCGATGTATGTGGAAAAGGTGACCGTGTTAAAAACATCTGCTAGCTTTAGTGAACTTTTATTTCGCGGCATTTATTGCAACCTCCTTGTTTGTTTGGCGGTGTGGTGTACGTATCGTGTGAAAAGTGAAGGGGCGAAAATCGCGCTAATTTTTTGTTGTATTTTCCCATTTATTTTAGGTGGCTTTGAGCATAGTATCGCAAATATGATGTTATTTTCAGTAACAGCACTTATCCCACAAGGCGCAGCGTTTACAATGGGAGACTTTATACATAATTTGATTCCTGTAACTATCGGCAATGTCATTGGTGGCGCATTATTAGGTGTGGGACTATGGTTAACAGAAACCGGAAATCGCATCGATCATTTATAA